The window aattttaaatttatagaaatcaaagaattaagcacaatatcccacatcggttaGAAAtgtttttagacaatggttcagaaccagtataaataagattaatatgcttccaacaacgaatgagcaagAAAGCTtaatttatcaggcgtccaagtttaaaagttttatttggtttgatctggttttttatttgaccaaattaaaactttaaacagtttcaaaaaaaatattataatatttaaaaattttaaaagtttaaaacatttaaaagttcttagcttttaaaaagtttttaatattgaaacatttaaaagttcttagcttttaaaaagtttttaaatattataagttttaaattttgaaagtttaaaatattataaatattgaaaatttttaaaaggttcaaactttatatttcgaaaccttttaaaagtttaaaatattataaatattgatgcaaaccataaattattttatttatttacatttgtgctttttatttcttatgagctgtaaaacatatttttgtgtatgattttatagataagttgatattctttcattaattttttatttttgggtctaaggaagaaggattgacatcgcaagaccttaatttgatgtttgagtcaaattttgaggtttaaagaagaaagatggacgacaaacacacatgttttattagctatacataggcatgaccagggttacggttgtcacggttaaggtttattaaccatcggttatggttagaaatttttgtaaccttaaccagaaccgtttaacaaacggttaaacggttacgtttaaatacggttacggttcaagcggttactgttatatacggttacggttatttgataatatgatacggttgatattatttgatgatataatataattgatattatttatttataattaatatgttcttatagtgtactcatatttctatatatcatatgattcatattaaataaataattattagtatattttattatgtttttaaaatattataaaccaagtaaggattttggtttgagaagtttctaaacgcgtggatctaaaaccaaataagtatatggataaaattgtcaataattgggtgcatgtgttgactatgctggtaatcatgaatttcacaaattttatgagaaaagaaatgattttgttcttggagtttgatgggttaacaagttgtgtggtagtctaaaaaaaggtttttcagtggaagaatgtgaagaagttgacgaggaagaagaagaaaaagagtataacgaagaaccaaacggtaaaagttacgatgacaattaacacaaaatttgacaatgaaaatgacaagaaagaatatgaagaataagaaaacattgaataaaaacacgaaaacataggtggtagcgatcaattaaatatgaaaacgaatgattataaaattgtttcctttttctggtggtcaaataaaatggtttaggatatgtgaggtcatcagtttgatttgcctcgcctggacgtcaagttaaatttatgattttttttatcagatttgattttataacacaactgatttttatattttaaaaaattatgtatctgaaatttaatttttttcctcaatactaattttaatttttttatgagataatattttattatcgtaatcaattatatataatttttatcaaaaaatatcaaataaatccaGATTACgcgtggattcaaaacctagtactagtaaaaaagaaaaaattaatgacaggaaaaaaaaaagtaataactCCATACCTAAAAGCAAAAGAGGCAATCCTcactttaaaagattttttttttccttttttttttttttatgtttcttttgacAGCCAATTCATCATCACGCTTTCTCTTTTTGGCCTTTCAACAATTTCCTAATTCAACTTTcggaaagaaaaataaataaatcgttGATCACATAACCAACCGTGAACAAAGTCACTATAATGATGATTATTGAAGTTTTCTAGTATAATAATACAAAGCACAACACTACTGTTTGGAAAATTACTCCACTTACTACTCATTAACATCTGAATTTCCAACGGATATACAAATGCTTTTAAGAGAAATAGAAGTTGTTGAGGTAGAAAAACTTATTCCGGTTTAGTTTTTAATTCCGGTTCAGATCAAAACCAACTTTAAAGTAGACAAAGACAGCGTAGTTAGCGCATGTTACCCGACAACAtcattctcactctctctttctcttctcttctctctctctcttctctcagtgAAGGAAGCAGAGGAGTCAACAATTTCAATGGCGGCCAACAATTTCGCAACGAAGCTAAGCCGAAACACAAACAGAATCACAGTAATCTTGGTCTACGCATTCCTCGAATGGCTTCTCATGTTCTTTATCTTCCTCAATTCCCTTTTCACTTACTTTATCGTCAGATTCGCATCTTTCTTCGGCCTTAAGCAAGTATGCCTTCTCTGCCCTAATCTAGATCGACTCCTCGAGCGAAACTCAGCAAATAGATTCACTTACTACAGAGAGGTTTTATGTGAAAATCACGTCGCGGAGCTCGCTACTCTGAGCTTTTGCAGAACTCACGGGAAAACATCCGAATCGGCGAACTTGTGCTCAGATTGCTCAAAtcgtgaagaagaaaggagcaacattggtttagggttttgcaCATGTTGTCAGAAGAGCTTGGCTGAAAAACCCTACCCTAATTACTTGCTTATCAAGTCATCAATTTGGGGGAAAACTCTGGGAGTAGATAGAGAAAATGGAGGATTGATATTAGAGATGATCGATGATGATAAATTCTTTGGAGATGGATTTGAGGTAGAGAGAGAAGACTATCCCTTAGGGCCGTTCTTCAGAGgtaaagcagaagaagaagaagggaagagACAAGAGCTGCATCAAAATGGTGAAGTGATTTCAGATGTTGAGAGCTATGGTTTAAGCCTGAGAGAAGTGTCTGAGGAGGATGGGTTAAGATCTATCATCAGCAATATTAATTCTCCCGGGAACGAAGAGGAGATCCCTGAAGCTAAATCAAGGGTTTCAGAGGATGAACAAAGGGATGATGACACTGGCAATGTTGAGACACATGGGGAAGGTCAAATTTCAGGTAAGAGTGAGAATTCATAAATCcaaagtttatattttgttattgtcTGTCACATGGGTTTTAAAGATTGTTCAATTTTGTGACTAAACCACAGTGCCTGTGgctgtgaaagaagaagaaggagcagaTTTGTTGGTTGACCAGTTTGAGAGCAAGAATTTTACTGGTAAGCAAAAGGAATGAAGCTTTTGTTATCGAAAACCTCTCTCTGTAGGATTTGATCCTCTTCTAGCAGGTCTTGTGCACCTTGAAGTCTGAATAtgtagagtttttttctttcataggtagccaaaatcaagaagaaggagaagaagatggagaagataaGAATAAGGAGCTTGATCCGGAAACTCCAACTTCAGTCAGTACTTCTTTATTCAACAAGAAACTTCTTTTTCTTGCCAGAAATGAGTATGCAGGTGATGAAAGTGTATTAGTGAGTGAGATGGACGATGGTGGTCCTTTAAAGACTATTGAAAGACTGAGAGAGACTATGAGAGCAGAACAAGAAGCATTAAGAGATTTATATGCAGAgctggaagaagaaagaagcgcGTCTGCAATATCGGCTAACCAGACAATGGCCATGATCACGAGGCTACAAGAAGAGAAAGCGAAAGTTCAGATGGAGGCTTTGCAGTATCAAAGAATGATGGAGGAGCAGGCCGAGTATGATCAAGAAGCCTTGCAGCTGCTGAATCATTTGATGGTGAaacgagagaaagagaaggaacaACTCCAGAGAGAACTTGACGTTTATCGAGAGAAGGTTTTGGAGTATGAATCGAAAGCTACGAACAAAATCACAATTACAAAAACCAATTCTGAGGCTTCTGATGATGGtagtaatgatgatgatgggaagAAGGAGGAGAATGGAGAAGAGGACACTTCTTCTGAGACCGATGTGGATTTGGAGAAGATAACGTTGGATTGTGTACAACATATGAGCATCCTTGGTGAATCTTTATCAGAGTTTGAAGAAGAGAGGCTAGTGATTTTGGATCAGCTTAGAGTGTTAGAAGACAGGCTGGTAACAATGCAGGACAATGATCAGTCAGCCGAGGATCCAAAATTTCCAGGAGAATTTAGCAATAGTTATGATCAAGAAGAGAGTTATAGTGAACATGAAGGACAAACAATGGCATCAATGGCAAAGAGTCTGCTACCTCTTCTAGACGCAGCAGAGAACGAATCAGAAGACGAGTATCAAGAACTACCGGAGTCCGCTGAAAAGAACTTTGGTTCGGAAAGCGAGAAGCTAGAGATCATCAAACAAGTTGATAGTGTCTATGAGAGGTTACAGGTGCTGGAAACAGATGGAGAGTTTCTGAAAAACTGTATGAGTTCGGCGAAGAAAGGTGACAAAGGAACAGATATTCTCAAAGATATTTTGCAACATCTCCGCGATCTTAGAACCATTGAACTCACTGACACAATCGAAAACCAGACGACACAGGAAGATTGATGGTTACAATTTACAAGAATTGTGAACTCTTTTCACCAATTATTTATTCAGACAGGTTTCAAGAACTGGAATCAATGTCTTGCACTGCTCAATGGAGAGGATCTGAGGATTACAGAAATTCTCAGatgtttcttgtttgtgtttttgttgttgtttggagtAGCTAAAGGATTCTCACTAGTCCAATATTGGATTTGTATCTGTCATGTAAATTGCATTGTGTTTCTTGTAGTTTATGAGAGTTTTCAGTTCCAAATATGgggaaataattatttttgaaagtaaatgaTATGTTCATGATAGATAAG is drawn from Camelina sativa cultivar DH55 chromosome 8, Cs, whole genome shotgun sequence and contains these coding sequences:
- the LOC104705965 gene encoding myosin-binding protein 3-like, which encodes MAANNFATKLSRNTNRITVILVYAFLEWLLMFFIFLNSLFTYFIVRFASFFGLKQVCLLCPNLDRLLERNSANRFTYYREVLCENHVAELATLSFCRTHGKTSESANLCSDCSNREEERSNIGLGFCTCCQKSLAEKPYPNYLLIKSSIWGKTLGVDRENGGLILEMIDDDKFFGDGFEVEREDYPLGPFFRGKAEEEEGKRQELHQNGEVISDVESYGLSLREVSEEDGLRSIISNINSPGNEEEIPEAKSRVSEDEQRDDDTGNVETHGEGQISVPVAVKEEEGADLLVDQFESKNFTGSQNQEEGEEDGEDKNKELDPETPTSVSTSLFNKKLLFLARNEYAGDESVLVSEMDDGGPLKTIERLRETMRAEQEALRDLYAELEEERSASAISANQTMAMITRLQEEKAKVQMEALQYQRMMEEQAEYDQEALQLLNHLMVKREKEKEQLQRELDVYREKVLEYESKATNKITITKTNSEASDDGSNDDDGKKEENGEEDTSSETDVDLEKITLDCVQHMSILGESLSEFEEERLVILDQLRVLEDRLVTMQDNDQSAEDPKFPGEFSNSYDQEESYSEHEGQTMASMAKSLLPLLDAAENESEDEYQELPESAEKNFGSESEKLEIIKQVDSVYERLQVLETDGEFLKNCMSSAKKGDKGTDILKDILQHLRDLRTIELTDTIENQTTQED